AGTGGAAGCATACTTTGTTACGGTGTGTATAAATATTTAGTGAAAAAGAAAAGGGTTTCAAAGAAAAAATTCTCTGTCTAAAGAGAATTTTTTTGCTTTCATAAAGATAATATATTTTTTGGTTTTGTTCTGTTCTATTCTTGTCCAACTCCACATATTTTGTACTAGTAGTTATAGGGGGGACCGGGATGAAGAGAACATTAATTGGACTGATAGCATTTCTAATTATAATGTTTCCAGTACGTATATATGCTGAAGAGTGGAGTGAACTAACTGGATTGCTAGATGACTCTTTACAGTTAGTAAAGAAAAATGAAGATGAGAAGGCAATACAAGTACTGCACCATTTCTCAGAGCAGTTTCTATCAAAGGAAAATGAAAATAATTCAAAAGTAACTCCGGGACAAATTAGAGTCGTTTCTTTGGCATACGATAAGGCGAAACAATCTCTTGTGGAAGATTTAGATAAGCAAGTTAAAGTTGATAATATGTTAGCGTTACAACTTGCTGTTGATGCACAAGTATCTAAATATCAGCCACTTTGGATGGAAAGAGAAAGAAAGATTATGGATGCTTTTTCTCAAGTAGAAAAAGCGATGAAAAAAGAAGATGATGGACAGTTCCAACAGACGCTAAATACATTTTTAAATGAATTTAATATTATTTATCCGAGTTTAATGATTGCCCTGCCAGAAAACGAAGCGCAGCGTGTAAATGCACATTTATCTTATTTGGATGAATTTCGTAACGTTATGTTAAAAACAAAAGGTGGACAAATGCAACTAGGGATTATTAAAGGTGATTTACAAAAAATATTTCATACAGTAAAAAAAGATGAGATTGCGCCCTCTCTCATTTGGTTTATGACCATTACTGGAGGACTTATTTTGTTCACTTTAACGTATGTTGGGTGGAGAAAGTATAAAGGAGAGAGAGAGAAACGGAGAAGTAACTTGCATTCTAAAGATAGATAATGTGTATAAATAAAGATACGGATTGTAAGGTTTATTTATTGACAATGGTGTAAGAAAAAAATAGAATGAGAAGTACTATAATTAAAACTTCAATGGAGGTTTATGATGTTTTATTTAATTTACTTCGCGATCATTTTGATCATACCGTTGTATGCACAGTCAAAAGTACGTAGTGCCTATAGCAAGTATTCACAAGTTTATTCAACTTCAGGTATGACAGGAGCGGAAGTTGCTCGGAAAATTTTAGATGAAAATGGATTGTACAATGTAGCTGTAGAAGAAACACCGGGTCATTTGTCGGACCATTACGATCCAACCGCAAAAACAGTTCGATTATCAACAGATAACTATTATGGACATTCAGTTGCTGGTACAGCTGTAGCAGCACACGAAGTAGGACATGCAATTCAAGATGCGAAAGATTATAACTTCATGCGTGTACGCCATTCGTTAGTGCCAGTTGCTAATTTTGGTTCAAACATGTCATGGGTATTTGTACTAATTGGTGTATTTGCACAAATGTCTGGTTTGTTGTTACTAGGAATTATTTTAATGGCAGCAGGTGTTATTTTCCAACTTGTTACATTACCAGTTGAATTTGATGCTTCAAAACGTGCAATGCAACAAATTGAAGCACTTGGTATCGTATCGACAGATGAGTACGGTCAAGCTCGTAAAGTATTAAATGCGGCAGCATTAACATATGTAGCAGCAGCGGCTGTAGCAGTATTTGAATTATTACGCCTTGTATTAATTTATACTGGTATGCAGCGTAGCGACGATTAAAGACTATCAATTATGATAGTCTTTTTTTTGTTTCGTGGAATGAATCTTATAACATGTTACAAATGGAAATAATAGAAATAATATGGGGTATAGAACTAGTTAAAAAAGATAAGTATGGAATGTTGAAAGAAGGTGACAGACATAGAATACCCAGAACATTTAGTTAAACAAGTGAGGGAGCGAAGTGCTACATACCAATTAGAAGGTTTTTTAAGTGGACAAGGTCCTAGAAATCCAAAATTAATGCTTGTTGGAGAAGCACCTGGTGAAACGGAAATTCATAATGGTATCCCGTTTAGCGGGAGAGCCGGAAAACATTTAATGGAGTTTTTAGAATGTATTCACGTTACAAGGGAAGAGGTATATATTACGAGTGCGGTTCGGAGTAGACCTTATAAATGGAGAGAGAAAAGGGAACGAAATGGCGAAATAATACAGAAGAAGTACAATAGAACACCAAATCAAGGAGAAATACTTGCTCATGCACCTTTGTTAGACTATGAGTTGGAACTTATACATCCGCCTGTTATTGTGACACTTGGTAATATTGCACTGCAGCGTTTCGTTGGTAAAAATAATAAAATTACGAGTGTTCATGGTGAATTGTTAAAGCAACCCGTGCAGCAATTGAAAGATAGTAGCAGTACAGAATTTATATGGACAGAAAAAGAATATTATATTTTTCCGACCTTTCATCCAGCTTCAATTTTTTATAATCGGAGTTTATTGGAGCTCATTTATGAGGATTTGGAGAAACTTAAAAGATGTATAATAAAAAACTAGAAAAGCTAAAGAGCTTTTCTAGTTGAATTTAATTATGTAACGGATTTTTATTTTCATCTAGTGTAAATCCTTCACCGACGACATCATGTACATCACTTACAGCAACAAAGGCGTGAGGGTCTACAGAAGTAATGATATTTTTTAATTTCACGATTTCGTTTTTTGCAACGACACAATATAGTACATTTCGTTCAACTTTTGTATAGGATCCAACTGCTTTTAAAAAGGTAGCTCCGCGCTCCATTTCTGATAAAATTTTTGCAGCAATTTCATCGTTTTTATCAGAAATAATAGTTGCACCTTTTGCTGCATAAGCTCCTTCTTGCATAAAATCAATAACCTTAGCCCCGATAAAAACAGCAACTAACGTATACATGCCCTCGCGGTATGATAAATATGTAAGAATAGAGACAATAATAACGACCGCATCAAACATAAACATCGTTTTCCCCATACTCCAGCCAACATATTTATGAGCTAGTCTTGCGATAATATCAACACCGCCAGTAGTCCCACCATACTTAAATATAATCCCAAGTCCTATACCGATAAATGCCCCTGCGAATAAAGCAGCCAGTGTCATATCATTTTGCAAGTTTAAATGTAAGTTGAGTACTTCGTAGCGTTGGAAAATCCATAGGAATAAAGATACGCTAAATGTACCGATTAGTGTATATAAAAATGTTGTTCGGCCGAGTAACTTCCAACCAATAAAAAATATAGGGATATTTAAAATTAAGTTTGTATAGGAAGGGTCAAGCGAAAATAGAAAATATAATAATAGCGTAATGCCGGTAAACCCACCCTCTGCAAGATGGTTTTCAATATTGATATTCACAATACCGAAAGAAAAAATAGCGGAACCGATTAAGATGAAAATGATATTTCGAATCTTCAAGTTTGCTTTCATATAGAAATCCCCCTAGTTATGTAATGATTGGAATTGCTCCGCTTAAACGGCAAAACATAATAAGTTATTTCTAGCTGCTAATAAAAATAGTGAATATCATAGGAACCCGATTGATTCAGGCTAATCTTTTGCAAAAATCACGTAAAAGAAGTTTCACTTTCCCCCGTCCCAACGGCTGGTAGAGGGAAAAGCGAAGAAGAAAAGGACGAACCAGCCGTAGGGACCCGATTGATTCAACTAATCTTTTGCAGAAAAACATTGCAAAAGAAGTTTCACTTTCCCCCGTCCCAACGGCTGGTAGAGGGAAAAGCGAAGGAAAAAAAGGACGAACCAGCCGTAGGGACCCGATTGGTTCAGGCTAATTTTTTGTAAAAATCACGTAAAAGAAGTTTCACTTTATTATAGTCTATCCAAAAAAGAGTCGTAAATAGGGATATGAGAGAATAATATTTGTCAAATCGCGATGAATTGGCTAACATGAAAGAGGAAGGAATAAGAGGTGACTAGTATGGAAGCAAAAACGATGAAAGATATGCAGAAGGAAGTAGATGCATATATCGGTCAATTTAAAGAAGGTTATTTTAGTCCGCTTGCAATGATGGCTCGTTTAACTGAAGAAATGGGAGAGCTTGCAAGAGAGGTTAATCATTATTATGGTGAGAAACCGAAGAAAACGACGGAGATAGAACGAAGTATTGAAGAAGAGCTTGGAGATGTGTTATTTGTTATGATTTGTATGGCAAATAGTTTAAATATTGATTTAGAAACAGCGCATAACATTGTAATGAATAAATTTAATACACGTGATAAAGATCGCTGGACACGTATTGATGAGGGAGAGAAAGAAGCATGAAAGAAATTAAAGTAATTATCGCTGGACCAAGAGGACGTATGGGACATGAAGCAGTCCTTCTAATGGAAAGAACAGCGCATTTCAATTTAGTAGCAGCAATTGATTATAAGCATGGCGGAGAAAAAATTTCTGATTTACCTGGAATGCCAGCGCTAGATGCACCTATTTACGCGGATTTACATACTTGTTTAGATGAAGTAGAAGCAGATGTATTGTTAGATTTAACAACACCAGAAATTGGAAAGAAACATGTGACACTTGCAGTTGAACGTGGACTTCGATCTGTTATTGGTACAACTGGATTTACTGAAGAAGAACTAAAGCAATTAACAGAAAATGCAAAAGAAAAAGAAGTAGGAACAATTATCGCTCCAAACTTTGCAATTGGTGCAGTTCTTATGATGAAATTTTCACAAATGGCAGCGAAGTACTTCCAAGATGTTGAAGTAATTGAATTACACCATGATCAAAAATTAGACGCACCATCAGGTACGGCTGTAAAAACAGTAGAATTAATCCGTCAAAATCGTGTACCAAAAGAGCAAGGGCATCCTAATGAAACAGAACAATTAGAAGGAGCACGTGGTGCAAATGTGGACGGTATTCACATTCATAGCGTACGTCTACCAGGGCTTATTGCACACCAAGAAGTAATGTTCGGCGGAGATGGACAAATGTTAACAGTTCGTCATGATTCATTCAATCGTGCATCATTTATGTCAGGTGTAAAACTATCAATTGAAACAGTAATGAACCTTGATCATCTTGTGTACGGTTTAGAAAATATTATCGACTAAAGGGGAGACAACGGATGAAAATTGCCTTAATCGCACATGACAAAAAGAAAGATGATATGGTTTCATTCGCGTACGCATATAAACCAATCTTTGAAAAACATGAACTTTTTGCAACAGGAACGACAGGCCTTCGTATTATGGAGGCAACTGGTTTAGTTGTAACAAGATATCAATCTGGTCCTCTTGGTGGCGATCAAGAAATTGGTGCAATGATTGCAAAAAATGAGATGGATATGGTGATTTTTTTCCGGGATCCACTAACAGCGCAGCCGCATGAACCTGATGTCAATGCGTTACTTCGCTTATGTGATGTATATGCCATCCCACTAGCAACGAATATGGCAAGTGCTGAAATGCTAATGCATGCATTAGAGCGGGGAGATTTAGATTACCGAAAGTTAAGAAAATGAGGGGAACAATTATGAGTGGATTACATATATTAGCGTTTGGTGCTCATGCCGATGATGTTGAAATCGGCATGGCAGGTACCATTGCAAAGTATACGAAGCAAGGATATGAAGTAGGCATTTGCGATTTAACAGAAGCTGATCTTTCTTCAAATGGAACGGTAGAACTAAGAAAAGAAGAAGCAAAAGCTGCTGCTCGTATTATGGGAGTAAAAACGAGAATTAATTTAGCAATGCCAGACCGTGGTTTGTATATGAAAGAAGAATATATACGTGAAATTGTAAAGGTTATTCGTACATATAAACCAACGCTAATTTTCGCACCATATTACGAAGATCGTCATCCAGACCATGCTAATTGCGCGAAACTTGTGGAAGAAGCTATCTTCTCAGCGGGAATTCGTAAATATATGCCGGAGATTTCGCCGCACCGTGTAGAGTCTTTTTATAATTATATGATTAATGGTTTTCATAAACCGAATTTTTGTATAGATATTAGTGAATACCTTTCTAAAAAGGTGGAGGCGTTAGAAGCGTATGAAAGTCAGTTTTCAACAGGAAGTGATGGTGTTAAGACGCCATTAACTGAAGGTTACGTTGAAACAGTAATTGCTCGTGAGAAGATGTTTGGGAAAGAAGTTGGAGTGATGTATGCCGAAGGATTTATGAGTAAGAAACCGGTTTTATTACATGCTGATTTAATAGGGGGATGTAAATGAGATTGAAAATAGGTATTACATGTTATCCTTCTGTAGGTGGTTCTGGTGTTGTTGGAACGGAATTAGGAAAGCAATTGGCGGAACGTGGGCATGAAATTCATTTTATTACATCGGGTGTACCATTCCGGTTAAATAAAGTGTATCCAAACATTTATTTTCACGAAGTAGCAGTAAATCAATATTCAGTATTTCAATATCCACCTTACGATTTAGCGTTAGCAAGTAAAATGGCCGAGGTTGCTCAAAGAGAAAATCTTGATATTTTACATGTGCATTATGCAATCCCTCATGCTATTTGTGCATATTTAGCAAAACAAATGATTGGAGAGCGTATTAAAATTGTTACAACCTTACATGGAACAGATATTACTGTGTTAGGTTCCGATCCTTCGTTAAATAATTTAATTCGCTTTGGTATTGAACAATCTGATGTAGTTACTGCTGTGTCACATTCGTTAATTGAAGAAACGAATGAACTTGTAAAACCAGATAAAGAAATTGAGACGGTATACAATTTTGTAGACGAACGTGTGTATTTCAAACGTGATATGTCTCAATTAAAAAAAGAATATGGTATACGAGAAAATGAAAAAGTGTTGATTCATATTTCAAATTTCCGAAAGGTTAAGCGTGTACAGGATGTTGTACAGTCATTTGCCAAAATTGTAAAGGGAGTAGATGCGAAATTGCTTCTTGTTGGGGATGGACCAGAGTTCTGTACTATTTTACAATTGGTGAAAAGTTTACATATTGAGGAACGTGTCTTATTCCTAGGAAAGCAAGATAATGTTGCAGAGCTTCTTGCGATGAGTGATTTAATGCTGCTTTTATCAGAAAAGGAAAGTTTTGGTCTCGTTATTTTAGAAGCGATGGCGTGTGGTGTGCCTAGTATTGGAACGAGGGTTGGGGGCATTCCAGAGGTCATTCAACATGGTGAAACAGGATATATATGTGAAGTTGGAGATACAGATGGAATAGCTAAGCAAGCAATTCAACTACTAGAAAATGAAGAACTTCACCGTAATATGGGAGAGCGGGCGATGAAATCTGTATATGAGCAGTTTCGTTCGGAAAAAATCGTTTCACAGTATGAGGCGATTTATTATGACATACTAAGGGATGACAATAATGGAAAGATTTAAAAAAGCTAGTTCAATTATTGAGATATTAAAACAGCACGGACATGAGGCTTACTTCGTTGGTGGAAGTGTACGCGATCTTATTATCGATAGACCAATTGGAGATATCGATATCGCAACATCTGCTTTACCAGAAGAAGTAATGGCTATTTTCCCAAGACATGTTCCGGTTGGTCTTGAGCATGGAACTGTAATTGTTGTAGAAAATGGTGAACCGTATGAGGTAACTACTTTTCGAACAGAAAGCGAATATGAAGATTTTCGGAGACCTAGTAGTGTTCAATTTGTCCGTTCATTAGAAGAGGATTTAAAACGACGTGATTTCACGATGAATGCAATTGCAATGACAGAGGAAGGCGAAATGATTGATTTATTTGCTGGGCAAGAAGCGATTCGTCTGAAGGAAATTACAACGGTTGGAGATGCTGCAGACCGTTTTCAAGAAGATGCACTGCGAATGATGCGTGGTATTCGGTTCGTAAGTACGTTAGGTTTCTCTTTGGAAACAAAGACGAAACAAGCAATTGAAACGTATGGGCATTTGCTCGAACATATAGCGATTGAAAGAATTACAGTTGAGTTCGAAAAGTTATTGACGGGTACGTATTGTGTGAAAGGGCTTCAAGAATTGGTAGAAACGAAGCTATTTTCTCATTTGCCATATTTACAAATGTCAGAAGAAAGACTCTTGAAAGCTACGCTGTATAAATGGGATTCTTTTGAAACAGACATTGAGGCGTGGGCATTTTTCTTATATTGTATCGGAGAAGAGCATCCATCTGTCTTTTTACGTCAATGGAAGTTCTCGAATAAAAAGATTAAGGATATTGTAGCGGTTTTATTAGCAATTCGTTCTAGAAAGGAGAAGGAATGGGATACAGTCCTTCTTTATAAAACTGGAATTCACATCGCTGAAATGGCGGAAAGAGTATATGAAGCGATAATAGAAAGTTATAATAGCGCGTCTGTTAAGCAAGTACAATCATTATTTCATGCATTGCCGATAAAAAATCGTCAAGAAATGAATGTGACTGGTAATGATTTATTAAGCTGGGCAGATAAAAAGCCAGGTCCGTGGGTTGCCGAAGTGCTTCAAAACATTGAAGAAGCAATCGTACAAGGAGATTTAGTCAATAAGAAAGAGAATATAAGGGAGTGGCTAGAAAAATGCAATCTACTATAAGAAAGCAGTTATTGCAAGTTTTTTCTGAAGCAGATGGTGAATTTGTATCTGGTCAAACACTTAGTGATAAACTTGGTTGTTCTAGAACTGCTGTATGGAAGCATATGGAGGATCTTCGTAATGAGGGATATGAACTCGAAGCTGTACGCCGCTTAGGTTATCGAATTGCTAGTAAACCAGATAAGGTAACTGCTAATGAAATTCAATTAGGATTACAAACAGAGCGTATAGGTAGAACGGTTTATTTTGAAGAATCAGTTGAATCTACTCAGCATATTGCAGCAAGACTTGCTTATGAAGGAGCAGAAGAAGGAACAATCGTCGTTGCAGAAGAACAAACAGCAGGTAGAGGGCGTTTAAGTAGAAAATGGCATTCACCAAAAGGGACTGGAATTTGGATGAGTATTATTTTGCGTCCATCTATTCCAGTTCATCATGCACCACAGCTTACTTTATTAGCGGCTGTTAGTGTGGCGCAAGCAATTGAAAAATGTACGGGTGTGAATGTAGGGATTAAATGGCCAAACGACATTTTAATTCAAGGTAAAAAAGCTGTCGGTATATTAACGGAGATGCAAGCTGATCCAGATAAAATTAATGCTGTAATTATGGGAATAGGTATTAATGCAAATCAAAAACAAGAGCATTTTGATGAGGAAATTCAACACATTGCAACTTCGTTAGCCATTGAGTCAGGGAAGCCAATTGTTCGTGCAGAACTTATGCAACAAATCTTTTTACAATTAGAAAAATTGTATGAAGAGTATTTAAAAAATGGTTTCTCTGTTATAAAAATTCTTTGGGAAAGTTACGCAATAAGTATCGGAAAAGAAATTACAGCTCGAACGATGAAGCAAACGATTAATGGATTAGCAAAAGGGATTACAGAGGATGGTGTATTGCTGCTTGAGGATCATCAAGGACACGTACATCACATTCATTCTGCGGATATAGAAATTAAGTAAAAGAAGTTCCTATTTTGGAGCTTCTTTTTGTCATTTAGACATTAATAAATTTCACATACCGTAATAAGGATAGAAAATTATTTTTTCGAAAAAATGTAGCAATTCCTTTTCAGAGTTTGCTATAATTAGTTCGAATATGGGCAGTATCAAAGCGAACTGCACCATTATTTTACGCAGTATGAAAAAATAATACTTTGGATTCTGCCTTGATCCAATAACGGACTGGGACAGAGGGATGAATAATGCCGACTAACACACAACCCTTCTGCCCTTTTATGGCCAGAGGGGTTTTTTATATGATTTCGGCCATCTCCTCTCTCCTGTATAAAGGAGGAGTAGTTTTTGAAAACAAAAACAGATTTTTTGAAAATGAAAGAGCAAGGTGAGCCGATTACAATGCTAACGGCGTATGATTATCCATCTGCTAAATTAGCAGAAGAAGCTAAAGTCGATATGATTTTAGTTGGTGATTCTCTAGGAATGGTTGTACTTGGATATGATTCAACAGTTCCAGTAACAGTAGAGGATATGATTCATCATACGAAAGCTGTACGCCGCGGCGCGAAAGAGACGTTTATTGTAACTGATATGCCATTCATGTCTTATCATATCTCATTGCAAGATACGATGGTTAATGCACGTCGCATTGTTCAAGAGAGTGGTGCACATGCATTAAAGGTAGAAGGTGCTGGAGAAGTTATATCAACTATTCACTACTTGACGAATGCGGGAATCCCTGTTGTGGCGCATTTAGGTTTAACTCCTCAATCTGTAGGAGTGCTAGGTGGATATAAAGTACAGGGGAAAGATGCTGAAAGTGCAAAAAAATTAATAGAAGACGCAAGGAAATGTGAAGAAGCTGGTGCGATAGCACTTGTGTTAGAGTGTGTGCCAATGCAATTAGCAGAACTTATTTCAGAGCAAATAACAATTCCTACAATTGGAATTGGAGCAGGACAAAAAGTAGATGGGCAAGTTCTTGTATACCATGATCTTATTTCGTACGGCGTAAATCGTGTTCCGAAATTTGTGAAGCAATATACGTCTGTTCAAGAGGAAATTGTGCGAGGGATTTCGCAATACGTTACTGAAGTAAAGACAGGGCAATTTCCTGAAGAAAAACATTCGTTCACAATGAAAGAGGAAGAATGCTTAGCGTTATACGGAGGAAAACAATAATGAAAATCATAACTACAGTGCAAGAAATGCAGCAAATTACAAACGAACTGCATGCAAGTGGAAAAAGTATCGGTTTTGTTCCAACGATGGGATATTTACATGAAGGGCATGCTACATTATTGCGTAAGGCAAGAGAAGAAAATGAAATTGTAGTTTTAAGTGTATTTGTAAACCCACTACAATTTGGACCAAATGAAGATTTAGATAGATACCCACGTGATATTGATAGGGACGAAAATGTAGCAAAAGAAAATGGTGTTGATTATTTATTTTATCCGAGTGTAAAAGAGATGTATCCAGCAGAACAAACGACAACAGTAGAAGTTGTGAAGCGTACCGACGTATTATGCGGCAAACAAAGACCTGGTCATTTCGCCGGTGTTGCGACTGTACTAATGAAACTATTTAATATCACATTGCCAACGCGTGCTTATTTCGGTATGAAAGATGCACAGCAAGTCGCTGTCATTGAAGGGTTTGTTGCTG
This genomic interval from Bacillus cereus contains the following:
- a CDS encoding CCA tRNA nucleotidyltransferase, with amino-acid sequence MERFKKASSIIEILKQHGHEAYFVGGSVRDLIIDRPIGDIDIATSALPEEVMAIFPRHVPVGLEHGTVIVVENGEPYEVTTFRTESEYEDFRRPSSVQFVRSLEEDLKRRDFTMNAIAMTEEGEMIDLFAGQEAIRLKEITTVGDAADRFQEDALRMMRGIRFVSTLGFSLETKTKQAIETYGHLLEHIAIERITVEFEKLLTGTYCVKGLQELVETKLFSHLPYLQMSEERLLKATLYKWDSFETDIEAWAFFLYCIGEEHPSVFLRQWKFSNKKIKDIVAVLLAIRSRKEKEWDTVLLYKTGIHIAEMAERVYEAIIESYNSASVKQVQSLFHALPIKNRQEMNVTGNDLLSWADKKPGPWVAEVLQNIEEAIVQGDLVNKKENIREWLEKCNLL
- the bshA gene encoding N-acetyl-alpha-D-glucosaminyl L-malate synthase BshA, yielding MRLKIGITCYPSVGGSGVVGTELGKQLAERGHEIHFITSGVPFRLNKVYPNIYFHEVAVNQYSVFQYPPYDLALASKMAEVAQRENLDILHVHYAIPHAICAYLAKQMIGERIKIVTTLHGTDITVLGSDPSLNNLIRFGIEQSDVVTAVSHSLIEETNELVKPDKEIETVYNFVDERVYFKRDMSQLKKEYGIRENEKVLIHISNFRKVKRVQDVVQSFAKIVKGVDAKLLLVGDGPEFCTILQLVKSLHIEERVLFLGKQDNVAELLAMSDLMLLLSEKESFGLVILEAMACGVPSIGTRVGGIPEVIQHGETGYICEVGDTDGIAKQAIQLLENEELHRNMGERAMKSVYEQFRSEKIVSQYEAIYYDILRDDNNGKI
- the ypjB gene encoding sporulation protein YpjB; this translates as MKRTLIGLIAFLIIMFPVRIYAEEWSELTGLLDDSLQLVKKNEDEKAIQVLHHFSEQFLSKENENNSKVTPGQIRVVSLAYDKAKQSLVEDLDKQVKVDNMLALQLAVDAQVSKYQPLWMERERKIMDAFSQVEKAMKKEDDGQFQQTLNTFLNEFNIIYPSLMIALPENEAQRVNAHLSYLDEFRNVMLKTKGGQMQLGIIKGDLQKIFHTVKKDEIAPSLIWFMTITGGLILFTLTYVGWRKYKGEREKRRSNLHSKDR
- a CDS encoding zinc metallopeptidase; its protein translation is MFYLIYFAIILIIPLYAQSKVRSAYSKYSQVYSTSGMTGAEVARKILDENGLYNVAVEETPGHLSDHYDPTAKTVRLSTDNYYGHSVAGTAVAAHEVGHAIQDAKDYNFMRVRHSLVPVANFGSNMSWVFVLIGVFAQMSGLLLLGIILMAAGVIFQLVTLPVEFDASKRAMQQIEALGIVSTDEYGQARKVLNAAALTYVAAAAVAVFELLRLVLIYTGMQRSDD
- a CDS encoding nucleotide pyrophosphohydrolase yields the protein MEAKTMKDMQKEVDAYIGQFKEGYFSPLAMMARLTEEMGELAREVNHYYGEKPKKTTEIERSIEEELGDVLFVMICMANSLNIDLETAHNIVMNKFNTRDKDRWTRIDEGEKEA
- the panB gene encoding 3-methyl-2-oxobutanoate hydroxymethyltransferase, whose product is MKTKTDFLKMKEQGEPITMLTAYDYPSAKLAEEAKVDMILVGDSLGMVVLGYDSTVPVTVEDMIHHTKAVRRGAKETFIVTDMPFMSYHISLQDTMVNARRIVQESGAHALKVEGAGEVISTIHYLTNAGIPVVAHLGLTPQSVGVLGGYKVQGKDAESAKKLIEDARKCEEAGAIALVLECVPMQLAELISEQITIPTIGIGAGQKVDGQVLVYHDLISYGVNRVPKFVKQYTSVQEEIVRGISQYVTEVKTGQFPEEKHSFTMKEEECLALYGGKQ
- a CDS encoding uracil-DNA glycosylase; this encodes MEYPEHLVKQVRERSATYQLEGFLSGQGPRNPKLMLVGEAPGETEIHNGIPFSGRAGKHLMEFLECIHVTREEVYITSAVRSRPYKWREKRERNGEIIQKKYNRTPNQGEILAHAPLLDYELELIHPPVIVTLGNIALQRFVGKNNKITSVHGELLKQPVQQLKDSSSTEFIWTEKEYYIFPTFHPASIFYNRSLLELIYEDLEKLKRCIIKN
- the bshB1 gene encoding bacillithiol biosynthesis deacetylase BshB1, giving the protein MSGLHILAFGAHADDVEIGMAGTIAKYTKQGYEVGICDLTEADLSSNGTVELRKEEAKAAARIMGVKTRINLAMPDRGLYMKEEYIREIVKVIRTYKPTLIFAPYYEDRHPDHANCAKLVEEAIFSAGIRKYMPEISPHRVESFYNYMINGFHKPNFCIDISEYLSKKVEALEAYESQFSTGSDGVKTPLTEGYVETVIAREKMFGKEVGVMYAEGFMSKKPVLLHADLIGGCK
- the panC gene encoding pantoate--beta-alanine ligase; this translates as MKIITTVQEMQQITNELHASGKSIGFVPTMGYLHEGHATLLRKAREENEIVVLSVFVNPLQFGPNEDLDRYPRDIDRDENVAKENGVDYLFYPSVKEMYPAEQTTTVEVVKRTDVLCGKQRPGHFAGVATVLMKLFNITLPTRAYFGMKDAQQVAVIEGFVADFNIQVTIVPVDIVREEDGLAKSSRNVYLSQEEREEAPHLYRSLCIAKEKIEAGERNSEIITTLVQEYIETYTKGTVDYADLYAYPSLQVMDKIEGRIILAIAVKFENVRLIDNITLTVK
- the mgsA gene encoding methylglyoxal synthase, which gives rise to MKIALIAHDKKKDDMVSFAYAYKPIFEKHELFATGTTGLRIMEATGLVVTRYQSGPLGGDQEIGAMIAKNEMDMVIFFRDPLTAQPHEPDVNALLRLCDVYAIPLATNMASAEMLMHALERGDLDYRKLRK
- a CDS encoding biotin--[acetyl-CoA-carboxylase] ligase, which produces MQSTIRKQLLQVFSEADGEFVSGQTLSDKLGCSRTAVWKHMEDLRNEGYELEAVRRLGYRIASKPDKVTANEIQLGLQTERIGRTVYFEESVESTQHIAARLAYEGAEEGTIVVAEEQTAGRGRLSRKWHSPKGTGIWMSIILRPSIPVHHAPQLTLLAAVSVAQAIEKCTGVNVGIKWPNDILIQGKKAVGILTEMQADPDKINAVIMGIGINANQKQEHFDEEIQHIATSLAIESGKPIVRAELMQQIFLQLEKLYEEYLKNGFSVIKILWESYAISIGKEITARTMKQTINGLAKGITEDGVLLLEDHQGHVHHIHSADIEIK
- the dapB gene encoding dihydrodipicolinate reductase is translated as MKEIKVIIAGPRGRMGHEAVLLMERTAHFNLVAAIDYKHGGEKISDLPGMPALDAPIYADLHTCLDEVEADVLLDLTTPEIGKKHVTLAVERGLRSVIGTTGFTEEELKQLTENAKEKEVGTIIAPNFAIGAVLMMKFSQMAAKYFQDVEVIELHHDQKLDAPSGTAVKTVELIRQNRVPKEQGHPNETEQLEGARGANVDGIHIHSVRLPGLIAHQEVMFGGDGQMLTVRHDSFNRASFMSGVKLSIETVMNLDHLVYGLENIID
- a CDS encoding YitT family protein: MKANLKIRNIIFILIGSAIFSFGIVNINIENHLAEGGFTGITLLLYFLFSLDPSYTNLILNIPIFFIGWKLLGRTTFLYTLIGTFSVSLFLWIFQRYEVLNLHLNLQNDMTLAALFAGAFIGIGLGIIFKYGGTTGGVDIIARLAHKYVGWSMGKTMFMFDAVVIIVSILTYLSYREGMYTLVAVFIGAKVIDFMQEGAYAAKGATIISDKNDEIAAKILSEMERGATFLKAVGSYTKVERNVLYCVVAKNEIVKLKNIITSVDPHAFVAVSDVHDVVGEGFTLDENKNPLHN